The following are encoded together in the Rhodanobacter soli genome:
- a CDS encoding response regulator encodes MISVCLVDDQNLVRQGVRSLLDLAEDIRVVAECADGAQAVQDIPRVKPDVVLLDLRMPNMSGLEVLQALSARNELPPTIILTTFDDDQLVLQGLKAGARGYLLKDVSLEQLVEAVRTVAGGGSLVAPMVTQRLMAGVARMQNNFTSLEQPDPLTERETEILRLLSGGYSNKEIANSLKVAEGTVKNHVSNILSKLGVRDRTRAVLKALEMGIV; translated from the coding sequence ATGATTTCCGTTTGTCTCGTCGACGACCAGAATCTGGTGCGCCAGGGCGTTCGATCGCTGCTGGACCTGGCTGAAGATATCCGCGTGGTGGCCGAGTGCGCCGACGGCGCCCAGGCGGTGCAGGACATCCCGCGAGTCAAGCCCGACGTGGTGCTGCTGGACCTGCGCATGCCGAACATGAGCGGGCTGGAAGTGCTGCAGGCGTTGTCCGCCCGCAACGAGCTGCCGCCGACCATCATCCTCACCACCTTCGACGACGACCAGTTGGTGCTGCAGGGCCTCAAGGCCGGCGCCCGCGGCTATCTGCTGAAGGACGTCTCGCTGGAGCAACTGGTCGAGGCCGTGCGCACCGTGGCCGGCGGCGGCTCGCTGGTGGCGCCGATGGTCACCCAGCGCCTGATGGCCGGGGTGGCGCGGATGCAGAACAATTTCACCAGCCTGGAGCAGCCCGACCCGCTGACCGAGCGCGAGACCGAGATCCTGCGGCTGCTGTCCGGCGGCTACAGCAACAAGGAGATCGCCAATTCGCTGAAGGTGGCCGAAGGCACGGTGAAGAACCACGTTTCCAACATCCTGTCCAAGCTCGGCGTGCGCGACCGCACCCGCGCCGTGCTGAAAGCGCTGGAAATGGGCATCGTCTGA
- a CDS encoding polyketide cyclase — protein MMRVFEFLVALVIVAIIGVLAAVVMPGSGHVERQLVIGKDMRQVYDVLDNYRRLPDYSVLRSFDPNIQFNFSGKAYGPGAEVSWTSTDPKVGNGGLTIASATPEFDKIDSNTKTASIVWNLDNSWRGLDKHFTLDLERQGSRGQLTQVTWSYDVSYGWNLVNRFANLYIHGDPDSFIQFSLNNLQNVLAGVPNIDYSQLIPYIEQTQPTPVLLVSTSIQRKDGMEAVEDAVTKANTEIQAAAKKLGVNVTGSRILITTNYGDQTYSFDVAFPIDSSTLTINGQSEQLTAATPPSLDASGAPAEASSAAAAADASVAAGSRDRYGRLVVDGNVRATLAFGGAALKGVWNGTFAGVPQTRDMLKAYAQTHGYKYDDVVNRAYDVIATPEVKDAGGNITTYAKYNVFLPISNAPEQTPEQEAGLQPPTLEEAPAASGTAPAPAGSAAAPAEAASAGE, from the coding sequence ATGATGCGTGTCTTTGAATTTCTTGTTGCCCTGGTCATCGTTGCGATCATCGGTGTCCTGGCGGCTGTGGTCATGCCCGGCAGCGGTCATGTGGAGCGCCAGCTGGTCATCGGCAAGGACATGCGGCAGGTCTACGACGTGCTCGACAACTATCGCCGGTTGCCGGACTACTCCGTACTGCGCTCGTTCGACCCGAACATCCAGTTCAACTTTTCCGGCAAGGCCTATGGCCCGGGCGCCGAAGTCAGCTGGACCAGCACCGACCCCAAGGTCGGCAACGGCGGCCTGACCATCGCCAGCGCCACGCCGGAGTTCGACAAGATCGACAGCAACACCAAGACCGCCAGCATCGTCTGGAACCTGGACAACAGCTGGCGCGGCCTGGACAAGCATTTCACGCTGGACCTGGAGCGCCAGGGCAGCCGCGGACAGCTGACCCAGGTCACCTGGTCGTATGACGTTTCCTACGGCTGGAACCTGGTCAACCGCTTCGCCAACCTGTACATCCATGGCGATCCCGACTCGTTCATCCAGTTCAGCCTGAACAACCTGCAGAACGTGCTGGCCGGCGTGCCGAACATCGACTACAGCCAGCTGATCCCGTACATCGAACAGACCCAGCCGACCCCGGTCCTGCTGGTGTCCACCTCGATCCAGCGCAAGGACGGCATGGAGGCGGTGGAAGACGCCGTGACCAAGGCCAACACCGAGATCCAGGCGGCCGCCAAGAAGCTCGGCGTGAACGTCACCGGCTCGCGCATCCTGATCACCACCAACTACGGCGACCAGACCTACAGCTTCGACGTGGCGTTCCCGATCGACTCCAGCACGCTGACCATCAATGGCCAGAGCGAGCAGCTGACCGCGGCGACCCCGCCGTCGCTGGATGCCTCCGGCGCGCCGGCCGAGGCGAGCAGCGCGGCCGCTGCCGCGGACGCCAGCGTCGCTGCCGGCAGCCGTGACCGCTACGGCCGCCTGGTGGTGGACGGCAACGTGCGCGCCACGCTGGCCTTCGGCGGCGCGGCGCTGAAGGGCGTGTGGAACGGCACCTTCGCCGGCGTGCCGCAGACCCGCGACATGCTCAAGGCCTATGCGCAGACCCACGGCTACAAATACGACGACGTGGTCAACCGCGCCTACGACGTGATCGCGACGCCGGAAGTGAAGGATGCCGGCGGCAACATCACGACCTACGCGAAGTACAACGTGTTCCTGCCGATCAGCAATGCGCCGGAGCAGACTCCGGAACAGGAAGCCGGCTTGCAGCCGCCGACGCTCGAAGAGGCGCCGGCCGCGTCGGGCACGGCACCGGCCCCGGCCGGCAGCGCTGCCGCACCGGCCGAGGCAGCCAGCGCCGGCGAATAA
- a CDS encoding ABC transporter ATP-binding protein: MIETDQLTRCYGNLTAVDALSIRVEPGQVLGLLGPNGAGKSTAMRMIAGFLVPTSGTARVCGYDVVREPLKAKRALGYLPEGAPSYGEMTVREFLQFIVRMRGLKAEAGYRQFDAVVQQLQLEDVLGLCIDTLSKGLRRRVGLAQAILHDPPVLMLDEPTDGLDPNQKHAVRQLIDMMARDRTILISTHLLEEVHALCNRVVIIARGKLLADATPAELEARSRYHGAVSFSAPGSGMSQEMLGRLPQVAAIEVDPLDGRITVFPKPGERILEAVETLLREQGLEVSEIQLERGRLDEVFRHITTCDGDAAGGHA, from the coding sequence ATGATCGAGACCGACCAGCTCACCCGATGCTATGGCAACCTGACCGCAGTGGACGCACTGAGCATTCGTGTCGAGCCCGGCCAGGTGCTCGGCCTGCTCGGACCCAATGGCGCCGGCAAGTCCACCGCGATGCGCATGATCGCCGGGTTCCTGGTGCCCACCTCGGGCACCGCGCGGGTTTGCGGCTACGACGTCGTCCGCGAGCCGTTGAAGGCGAAGCGCGCGCTCGGCTACCTGCCCGAGGGCGCGCCCAGCTACGGCGAGATGACGGTGCGCGAGTTCCTGCAATTCATCGTGCGCATGCGCGGACTCAAGGCCGAGGCAGGCTACCGGCAATTCGACGCGGTGGTGCAGCAACTGCAGCTGGAGGACGTGCTGGGGCTGTGCATCGACACGCTGTCGAAGGGCCTGCGCCGGCGCGTCGGACTGGCCCAGGCGATCCTGCACGACCCGCCGGTGCTGATGCTGGACGAACCCACCGACGGCCTCGATCCGAACCAGAAGCATGCGGTGCGCCAGCTGATCGACATGATGGCGCGCGACCGCACGATCCTGATCTCCACCCATCTGCTGGAGGAAGTGCACGCGCTGTGCAACCGGGTGGTGATCATCGCCCGCGGCAAGCTGCTGGCGGATGCCACGCCGGCCGAGCTGGAGGCGCGCTCGCGTTATCACGGCGCGGTGTCGTTCAGCGCGCCGGGCAGCGGCATGTCGCAGGAGATGCTGGGCCGCCTGCCGCAGGTGGCGGCGATCGAGGTCGATCCGCTGGACGGCCGCATCACGGTGTTCCCGAAACCGGGCGAGCGGATCCTGGAGGCGGTCGAGACGCTGCTGCGCGAACAGGGGCTGGAGGTGTCGGAGATCCAGCTCGAGCGCGGCCGGCTGGACGAGGTGTTCCGCCATATCACCACCTGTGACGGCGATGCTGCCGGAGGCCACGCATGA